A genome region from Candidatus Neomarinimicrobiota bacterium includes the following:
- a CDS encoding zinc-binding dehydrogenase — MKAVQFSEHGTSEVLELSTMEKPSPQDDQVLVEIKAASLNHLDLWLRRGLPGLSIPLPHIPGSDASGVIAEVGSEVKDWNIGDEVVIQPGTFCGDCEPCRAGREDMCASYGILGETQGGVQRQYVCLSPVNIGPKPKNLSFVEAAALPLASLTAWNMLKNRAKLQAGETLLVLGAGSGVGGMAVQMGRYLGARVIATGGSEEKQKLAFSLGADEVLNHRQEGFSKQVRALSKDRGADVVFEHIGASTWADSMKSLAVGGRIVTCGATTGVKGEINLRHLFYKRQSILGSTMGSVSDFYECLHLAEQKVLVPVIDKIFSFQDIRGAHDHLEFEHAFGKVVLEGWD; from the coding sequence ATGAAGGCTGTCCAATTTTCAGAGCATGGTACAAGTGAGGTCTTAGAACTTTCGACCATGGAAAAACCGAGTCCCCAAGATGATCAGGTCCTGGTTGAGATCAAGGCTGCCAGCCTCAATCATCTTGATCTCTGGTTGCGGCGGGGATTGCCGGGATTGAGTATCCCCCTGCCTCATATCCCTGGGAGCGATGCTTCTGGTGTCATAGCTGAGGTGGGTTCAGAAGTGAAAGATTGGAATATCGGGGATGAAGTTGTTATCCAACCCGGTACCTTTTGTGGCGACTGTGAACCATGCAGGGCTGGTCGAGAAGACATGTGCGCATCCTACGGCATACTAGGTGAAACACAGGGCGGGGTGCAAAGACAATATGTTTGTCTATCTCCAGTGAATATTGGACCCAAACCCAAGAACCTCAGCTTTGTTGAAGCCGCCGCCTTGCCCCTGGCTTCTCTTACTGCCTGGAATATGTTGAAAAACAGAGCGAAACTTCAAGCAGGAGAAACGCTGTTGGTCCTGGGGGCTGGCTCAGGAGTGGGTGGCATGGCTGTTCAAATGGGTCGCTATCTGGGAGCTCGAGTCATTGCCACTGGTGGATCAGAGGAAAAACAAAAACTGGCCTTTTCTCTGGGGGCTGATGAAGTTCTGAATCATCGACAGGAGGGATTTTCTAAACAGGTCAGGGCTTTGTCAAAAGACAGGGGTGCGGATGTGGTATTTGAACATATCGGTGCAAGTACCTGGGCGGATTCCATGAAATCCCTGGCTGTGGGTGGTCGGATTGTGACTTGTGGGGCTACCACGGGGGTGAAGGGCGAAATAAACCTCAGGCATTTATTTTATAAGCGTCAGTCTATCCTGGGGTCTACCATGGGCTCGGTTTCCGATTTTTACGAATGTCTCCATCTCGCCGAGCAAAAGGTCCTGGTTCCAGTTATAGATAAAATCTTTTCATTTCAGGATATTCGCGGAGCCCATGATCATCTTGAATTTGAGCATGCCTTTGGGAAGGTGGTTTTGGAGGGTTGGGATTGA
- a CDS encoding sodium:glutamate symporter yields MNFPWNMFLDLGVISMALLLATFLRARINFFQKYLIPNALTAGFILLPFYNFLAPVVGMSEIGLGAIVYHLLSISFISMSLRKPAYTKRKGDKSVFGTSVSIISQYSLQSLVGLLLTFFFMSTVMKELYPAFGFFMPLGFALGPGQAYAIGEGWVSMGFEGAPDVGLTFAAVGYMWACFGGVILINMGIKRGWLGKAQIEKIHAKRFRSGVMGRDEELQVGSKLTTESEAIDSASYNMAVVLMVYLFSFLMLKGLGGLLSFAGNLGNDLAVNLWGISFVFAAMVALIVKTAMIKLKLEHTLDNGSLTRIAGNSVDIMVAAAVGAISLTVVVQYWLPILVISLVGGFVTFITVIWISSRVFEDYQFHRALIIYGACTGTMPTGLALLRVVDPDFETPVATDYMYSAAFTFFLVIPFILSINLPAYSITKANPMYFWAAVGVALAYGLFSLISQRALGGKRAFAKFTTLWYEK; encoded by the coding sequence ATGAATTTTCCATGGAACATGTTTCTGGATCTTGGTGTTATTTCAATGGCATTATTATTGGCAACCTTCCTCAGGGCTCGAATCAATTTCTTCCAAAAATATCTCATCCCCAATGCCCTGACAGCCGGATTCATTCTCCTGCCCTTTTACAATTTTCTGGCCCCTGTTGTGGGCATGTCAGAAATTGGTCTGGGAGCCATCGTATATCATCTTTTGAGCATATCCTTTATCTCAATGAGTCTCCGAAAGCCAGCCTATACCAAACGCAAGGGAGATAAAAGTGTCTTTGGTACTTCTGTTTCTATAATTTCCCAGTACTCCCTCCAATCTCTGGTTGGTCTGCTCCTCACCTTTTTCTTCATGAGTACCGTTATGAAGGAACTATACCCGGCATTTGGATTTTTCATGCCCCTGGGTTTTGCCCTGGGACCAGGCCAGGCTTATGCCATAGGTGAAGGGTGGGTCAGTATGGGTTTTGAAGGCGCACCAGATGTAGGTCTCACCTTTGCAGCTGTGGGTTATATGTGGGCTTGTTTTGGTGGTGTCATTTTGATCAATATGGGGATCAAGAGGGGCTGGTTGGGAAAAGCCCAGATTGAAAAAATCCATGCAAAACGCTTTCGTTCTGGTGTTATGGGCCGCGATGAAGAATTACAGGTTGGATCCAAGTTGACCACAGAATCTGAAGCCATTGATTCAGCCAGCTATAACATGGCCGTGGTACTCATGGTCTATCTCTTTAGCTTTCTAATGCTCAAGGGGCTGGGTGGACTGCTCTCATTTGCCGGAAACCTAGGGAACGATCTGGCGGTAAACCTCTGGGGTATCAGCTTTGTTTTTGCAGCCATGGTGGCTCTCATTGTAAAAACCGCCATGATTAAACTCAAGCTGGAGCACACCCTGGACAATGGTTCCCTCACGCGCATTGCTGGTAACAGTGTTGATATCATGGTTGCTGCAGCAGTAGGTGCAATCTCGCTGACAGTCGTGGTCCAATACTGGCTGCCAATCCTGGTAATCTCTCTTGTTGGTGGCTTTGTTACCTTTATTACCGTGATCTGGATCAGTTCACGAGTCTTTGAAGATTATCAATTTCACAGGGCTTTGATTATTTATGGCGCCTGTACGGGTACCATGCCCACAGGCCTGGCACTTTTACGTGTCGTCGATCCTGATTTTGAAACCCCTGTGGCAACGGACTATATGTATTCAGCAGCCTTCACCTTTTTTCTGGTGATCCCCTTTATACTATCCATTAACCTCCCGGCTTATAGCATAACCAAAGCCAATCCCATGTACTTCTGGGCGGCAGTTGGTGTTGCGCTTGCTTACGGACTATTTTCTCTGATTTCTCAACGAGCCCTTGGTGGCAAACGGGCGTTTGCGAAATTTACTACACTCTGGTATGAGAAATAA
- a CDS encoding GNAT family N-acetyltransferase, translating into MQVTYREMRLDDHQFLHDLWEKTPGLCIRKADTYDGFASFLERNPGFSFVVESQGQLVGGILGGHDGRFGSIHHLVVLPAFRKQGIGKRLVSLSLDKIKSAGIEKCHIFINKDNQAGVNFWKNMDWVERIELTMASYTF; encoded by the coding sequence ATGCAGGTTACCTATCGTGAAATGCGTCTTGACGATCACCAGTTTCTCCATGATTTGTGGGAGAAAACACCGGGGTTGTGTATTAGAAAAGCCGACACATACGATGGCTTCGCTTCTTTTCTGGAGCGAAATCCAGGCTTCAGTTTTGTAGTCGAATCCCAGGGTCAGTTGGTGGGTGGAATATTGGGCGGACACGATGGTCGTTTTGGTTCCATTCATCATTTGGTGGTTCTGCCGGCGTTCCGAAAACAAGGGATTGGAAAGCGACTTGTTTCCCTGAGTCTGGATAAAATCAAATCTGCTGGCATAGAGAAGTGTCACATCTTTATCAATAAGGACAACCAGGCCGGAGTGAATTTTTGGAAAAATATGGACTGGGTTGAGCGAATTGAACTCACCATGGCGTCCTACACTTTTTAA
- the lipA gene encoding lipoyl synthase has product MSKPSKPAWLKTKLRSGPNFQDLKSIVSDHKVNTVCQEAMCPNISECWERRAATIMILGDTCTRSCAFCAVKTGRPSAVDLDEPRRTAGAVKKMGLHHCVITSVDRDELEDGGAGIWAETIRQIHAEVPGCSIEVLTPDFQGNPESIKIVLDARPEIMSHNMETVERLHRRIRPQAQYQRSLDVLRQSVSEGLQTKTSIMVGIGEEKAEVFALMDDVRETGTQIFSLGQYLQPTKEHEPVHRYVHPDEFAEYKAYGMKIGFSYVESGPLVRSSYHADEQVLHNQILHPAHDQEVVPG; this is encoded by the coding sequence ATGTCTAAGCCCTCCAAACCAGCCTGGCTTAAAACCAAGTTACGCAGTGGCCCAAATTTTCAGGACCTGAAGAGTATCGTATCAGACCATAAGGTTAATACAGTTTGTCAGGAAGCCATGTGCCCCAATATCAGCGAATGCTGGGAGCGTCGAGCTGCCACCATCATGATTCTGGGAGACACCTGTACGCGCTCCTGTGCCTTTTGTGCTGTTAAAACGGGTCGACCTTCGGCTGTTGACCTGGATGAGCCCAGAAGGACCGCTGGGGCCGTTAAAAAGATGGGTCTACACCATTGTGTCATTACCTCAGTTGATCGAGATGAGCTGGAGGATGGCGGCGCCGGCATCTGGGCTGAAACCATTCGCCAAATTCATGCTGAAGTACCGGGCTGTTCCATAGAAGTGTTGACACCAGATTTTCAAGGTAATCCTGAAAGCATCAAAATCGTTCTGGATGCCAGACCTGAAATCATGAGCCACAATATGGAAACCGTGGAACGGCTCCATCGCAGAATTCGTCCTCAAGCTCAGTATCAACGATCCCTGGATGTTCTCAGACAATCCGTCTCAGAAGGTTTGCAGACCAAAACCTCTATTATGGTTGGTATCGGTGAAGAAAAGGCAGAGGTTTTTGCTCTCATGGATGATGTGCGTGAAACCGGAACCCAAATCTTTTCCCTCGGACAATACTTGCAGCCAACAAAAGAACACGAGCCGGTTCATCGATACGTCCATCCCGATGAATTTGCCGAGTACAAAGCCTACGGAATGAAAATAGGGTTCAGTTATGTAGAATCAGGACCGCTGGTGCGTTCATCCTACCATGCGGATGAACAGGTCTTACACAACCAAATTCTGCATCCCGCTCATGATCAAGAGGTTGTCCCGGGATAA
- a CDS encoding 2-oxo acid dehydrogenase subunit E2, which yields MIFDIVMPKMGESLTEGTVLEWKKKIGESIDKDETLLEIATDKVDAEIPSPVSGTLVEIIGEVNQTYDIDTIIARVETSDSVEAPVKVASGSQSPEGTLHATSRPQSAPQRPAQAPVIFDDNRVYSPLVRSIAAQEGITPAVLQQIPGSGFRGRVSKKDVLFYLETRGSGSKKTESVSGLEETGLAERMSPEDIEIIDMDSMRKSIARHMRKSVDTSAHVYSVSEADMTHIMTFISENNEAFKAKHGHSLTVTHFITQAVRDALLNFPMINTSLDGTRIIRHKHLNIGIAVAVGDGLVVPPVRNAEEKSLKEISDDISTIVSKARDKKLTLEDLEGATFSITNFGVFGNLAGYPIINQPNVAILGVGAIKKRPVVIETKAGDEIAIRQICVFTLGFDHRLVDGAMGGQFIEEIMKNLESVDPQKELAGILR from the coding sequence ATGATATTCGATATCGTCATGCCCAAAATGGGAGAATCCTTAACCGAGGGAACCGTTCTGGAATGGAAAAAGAAGATCGGTGAGAGTATAGACAAAGATGAGACACTTCTGGAAATTGCCACAGATAAGGTTGACGCTGAAATCCCCAGTCCTGTCTCAGGGACCCTGGTTGAGATCATTGGCGAAGTCAACCAGACCTATGATATAGATACCATCATTGCCCGGGTAGAAACTTCAGATTCTGTTGAAGCTCCTGTCAAAGTTGCGAGTGGTAGTCAATCGCCAGAAGGGACGTTGCATGCAACGTCCCGACCCCAAAGCGCACCTCAGCGCCCAGCTCAAGCACCAGTGATCTTTGATGACAACCGCGTCTATTCTCCTCTGGTGAGAAGTATTGCTGCCCAGGAAGGGATAACGCCAGCTGTACTGCAACAGATACCCGGTAGTGGATTTCGGGGGCGGGTATCAAAAAAGGATGTGCTTTTTTATCTAGAGACTCGTGGCTCAGGTAGTAAAAAAACAGAGTCAGTTAGCGGGTTGGAAGAAACGGGTCTGGCCGAAAGGATGTCTCCAGAAGATATTGAAATCATTGATATGGATAGCATGCGTAAAAGCATTGCCAGGCATATGCGCAAGAGTGTTGACACCTCAGCCCATGTTTACTCGGTCAGCGAAGCCGACATGACACACATCATGACCTTTATATCTGAGAACAATGAGGCCTTCAAAGCCAAACATGGCCACTCCCTCACCGTCACCCACTTTATTACCCAGGCGGTGCGAGATGCCCTGCTAAACTTTCCCATGATTAATACCTCGCTGGATGGCACCAGGATTATTCGACACAAACACCTCAATATTGGTATTGCAGTCGCAGTAGGAGATGGGTTGGTTGTTCCCCCGGTCAGAAATGCTGAGGAAAAATCACTCAAAGAAATTTCAGATGATATTTCAACCATCGTCAGCAAGGCACGGGATAAGAAGTTGACCCTTGAAGACCTTGAAGGAGCCACATTCTCCATTACAAATTTTGGTGTTTTTGGCAATCTGGCAGGCTACCCAATTATCAATCAACCCAATGTGGCCATTCTGGGTGTAGGGGCTATCAAGAAAAGACCTGTCGTTATTGAAACAAAAGCTGGCGATGAAATCGCAATACGCCAGATATGTGTCTTTACCCTGGGCTTTGATCATCGTTTAGTAGATGGCGCCATGGGTGGACAGTTTATTGAAGAAATAATGAAGAACCTTGAAAGCGTAGATCCCCAGAAGGAACTCGCTGGAATACTCAGATAA
- a CDS encoding dehydrogenase E1 component subunit alpha/beta: MATSRRTDEKMLTLLRQGKSFFHIGASGHEGAQLACAMQMNSDLDWSYPYYRDQTMVMGLGMTTEELFLGFLAKADDPGSGGRQLPQHYGQKDLNIVSQSSPTGTQYLQAVGTAMAVRQTGKKALVYVSSGEGTTSQGEFHEALNWAGREKLPVLFHIEDNGFAISVPKSSQTAEGSVYDMVGGYGNLNRFETDGTDFFESYATFKAAIESIRAGKGPAIVVSNVVRLLPHSSSDDHRKYRDAKELSEEQKRDPIEKFRAQCELAGIISSEEFQQVWNDVLLEVDEAAEKALLAPFPERADADTHVVDESPVSIPASEPATTGSEIVIVDAVNHALHEEMRRNENMIIYGQDVADGKGGVFTATKGLSTEFGDKRVFNSPLAEASIVGTAVGAAVAGLKPVVEIQFGDYIWTAMMQIRNEVATIRYRSNNSYSCGMVIRTPVGGYIHGGLCHSQSIEGFFMHLPGIHIVYPSNAADAKGLLKYACRIDDPVLFLEHKGMYRQGFAKRPEPDENYLLPFGQAAVVREGRDLTIVTYGLMVYKAIEAAKYLEKSTGASIEVIDLRTLSPLDKVTIGQSLQKTSKALVVYEDTLTAGPGAEIAAIIAEEYFEYLDGPVLRVAAKDAPVPFNWDLEDEILPQTEDIRLAAERLLGY, encoded by the coding sequence ATGGCGACCTCGCGTCGTACAGATGAAAAAATGCTCACACTTTTGAGACAGGGAAAATCATTTTTCCATATTGGTGCCTCGGGACACGAAGGGGCTCAGCTGGCCTGTGCCATGCAGATGAATTCAGATCTGGATTGGTCCTATCCCTATTATCGTGATCAAACCATGGTCATGGGTTTGGGAATGACCACAGAAGAGCTTTTTCTGGGATTTCTAGCCAAGGCAGATGACCCTGGTTCGGGTGGTCGCCAACTGCCCCAGCATTACGGACAAAAAGATTTGAACATTGTTTCCCAGTCCAGCCCAACAGGTACCCAATATCTACAAGCTGTGGGAACAGCCATGGCGGTCCGTCAGACCGGCAAAAAGGCTCTGGTATATGTGTCATCCGGCGAGGGCACTACCAGCCAGGGGGAATTCCACGAAGCGCTTAACTGGGCTGGTCGGGAGAAGTTGCCCGTTCTTTTTCATATTGAAGACAACGGTTTTGCCATCTCGGTTCCCAAATCATCTCAGACTGCCGAGGGGTCTGTCTATGATATGGTCGGCGGTTACGGAAACCTGAATAGATTTGAAACAGACGGAACCGACTTCTTCGAATCCTACGCCACTTTCAAAGCAGCTATTGAAAGTATCCGGGCTGGAAAAGGTCCGGCCATCGTGGTTTCAAATGTAGTACGTCTTTTGCCCCATTCATCTTCAGATGATCACCGTAAATACCGAGACGCCAAGGAGCTTTCAGAAGAACAAAAACGAGATCCTATTGAAAAATTCAGAGCTCAGTGTGAGCTGGCTGGTATTATTAGTTCCGAGGAATTTCAACAGGTTTGGAATGATGTTTTGCTGGAGGTTGACGAAGCAGCTGAAAAAGCACTCTTAGCGCCATTTCCTGAAAGGGCTGATGCAGATACCCATGTGGTGGATGAATCACCTGTCTCCATCCCTGCTTCTGAACCGGCAACGACCGGATCGGAAATCGTCATCGTCGATGCCGTCAATCATGCCCTCCACGAGGAAATGAGACGTAATGAAAACATGATCATTTATGGCCAGGATGTGGCAGATGGAAAAGGGGGTGTGTTTACAGCCACAAAGGGCCTCTCAACTGAGTTTGGAGACAAGCGTGTTTTCAATTCCCCGCTGGCCGAGGCATCCATTGTGGGAACCGCCGTTGGCGCGGCCGTCGCCGGTCTTAAGCCTGTGGTTGAAATTCAATTTGGAGACTATATCTGGACGGCCATGATGCAGATCAGAAACGAAGTCGCCACCATCCGTTATCGCAGCAACAATTCTTATTCATGTGGTATGGTTATTCGAACTCCTGTTGGCGGATACATTCATGGTGGCTTATGCCACAGCCAGAGTATTGAAGGCTTCTTTATGCATCTGCCAGGTATTCATATCGTTTATCCATCAAATGCTGCTGATGCCAAGGGCTTACTCAAGTATGCCTGTCGTATAGATGACCCCGTACTTTTCCTTGAGCACAAGGGTATGTATCGCCAGGGCTTTGCCAAACGGCCAGAACCGGATGAGAATTATCTCCTGCCCTTTGGTCAGGCGGCTGTGGTACGTGAAGGACGCGATCTCACCATCGTCACTTATGGTTTAATGGTTTACAAGGCTATCGAGGCGGCTAAATATCTTGAAAAAAGCACAGGCGCATCAATTGAGGTCATCGATTTACGAACACTCAGCCCTCTTGATAAAGTCACTATTGGACAGTCCCTCCAAAAAACCAGCAAAGCCCTGGTTGTATACGAAGACACGCTGACAGCAGGTCCCGGTGCAGAAATAGCAGCCATTATTGCCGAGGAGTATTTTGAGTATCTGGATGGTCCTGTATTGCGGGTAGCAGCCAAGGATGCACCAGTCCCCTTTAACTGGGACCTGGAAGATGAGATATTACCCCAGACAGAAGATATCCGTCTGGCTGCAGAAAGACTTTTGGGGTATTAA
- the lipB gene encoding lipoyl(octanoyl) transferase LipB produces the protein MADLHVIKKGLVPYKEAWEYQRQTHAMRLAGEILDTLILLEHPPVYTFGKNSDQSNLMDARDAEIIRSDRGGDITWHGPGQLVGYPIINLEDHKKSVSWYMRNLEEVIIHTLKHYDIVGERISGMTGVWIGNQKVCAMGVRLSRWVTMHGFALNVRPDMSYFNGMIPCGIKGKGVVSMQELLGSEITIKDVTQPLIQAFQSVFEFDKVID, from the coding sequence TTGGCTGATCTGCACGTCATAAAAAAAGGGCTGGTCCCCTACAAGGAAGCCTGGGAGTATCAACGACAGACCCATGCCATGAGACTGGCTGGTGAGATTCTAGACACCCTTATTCTGCTTGAACACCCCCCGGTTTACACCTTTGGGAAAAATTCTGACCAATCAAATCTGATGGATGCCCGCGATGCTGAAATCATCAGAAGCGACCGTGGAGGAGATATCACCTGGCATGGTCCAGGTCAACTTGTAGGATATCCCATTATCAACCTGGAAGACCATAAGAAAAGTGTAAGCTGGTATATGCGGAACCTGGAAGAAGTGATAATTCATACCCTCAAGCACTACGATATCGTGGGTGAACGCATCTCTGGAATGACCGGTGTATGGATTGGTAACCAGAAGGTTTGTGCCATGGGAGTACGACTTTCCCGTTGGGTCACCATGCATGGATTTGCCTTGAATGTGAGACCAGATATGTCATATTTCAACGGCATGATCCCCTGTGGAATAAAGGGCAAGGGGGTTGTGAGTATGCAGGAATTGCTTGGCTCTGAAATAACGATTAAAGACGTTACCCAACCATTGATTCAGGCATTCCAGTCGGTATTTGAATTCGATAAAGTTATAGATTAA
- a CDS encoding GAF domain-containing protein gives MPFPHIKPLLNSIDTIISDLDSRDDILQKISELLSERVDHYNWVGFYIVDESGTNLILGPYVGDPTDHVKIAFGKGICGQVAVSQMSLIIQDISLEDNYLSCSSNVQSEVVFPIMKGDKFVAELDIDSHAISPFTELDTKLLEAICEKLAVIF, from the coding sequence ATGCCGTTTCCCCATATAAAACCCCTGCTCAACTCCATAGATACAATCATTAGCGACCTGGATTCCAGGGATGACATTCTACAAAAAATATCAGAGCTCCTTTCAGAAAGAGTCGACCACTACAATTGGGTTGGTTTTTATATCGTTGATGAATCAGGTACCAATCTCATTCTGGGTCCCTATGTAGGCGATCCAACCGACCATGTTAAAATTGCCTTTGGCAAGGGAATTTGTGGCCAGGTCGCAGTCTCTCAAATGAGTCTCATTATTCAGGATATTTCCCTGGAAGACAATTATCTGTCATGTAGCTCAAATGTCCAGTCCGAGGTGGTTTTTCCAATTATGAAGGGCGATAAGTTTGTGGCAGAGTTGGATATCGACTCCCACGCCATCTCACCCTTTACGGAGCTGGATACGAAACTGCTTGAGGCCATCTGTGAGAAACTGGCAGTTATATTTTGA
- the lpdA gene encoding dihydrolipoyl dehydrogenase: protein MGLTKYDIAIIGGGPGGYVAAIRAAQLGKKAVVIERADLGGVCLNWGCIPTKALLKSAEVLRSAQKAKKFGVVVDGVEVDFPSVIQRSRQVAGSLSKGVDFLMKKNEVDVIHGSAMLLGGNKIRINNDEKISADNIIVATGARPRPMPGAAYDGETIISSKEAMSLESIPEKLVIVGAGAIGVEFADFYAAMGSQVTMVEMLPHLLPIEDEEVSAELEKIFKRKKIKTHLESMVESVSVSRGQAFVKVKTKTGDVLELEADKVLIAIGVQGNTEDLGLEEAGVQLEKGWIKTNGYMQTSAAGIYAIGDVAGPPWLAHVASHEGITAVEHIAGLNVKPMRYDNVPGCTYCTPQVASIGLTERAAIEAGYEVKIGKFPYRVSGKAMASGETDGFTKLIYDAKYGELLGAHIIGAEATELIAEIGIARSLEATHEAVLETIHAHPTLSEMTMEASGLALDRGIHL from the coding sequence ATGGGTTTAACAAAATATGATATTGCAATCATTGGTGGCGGCCCCGGTGGGTATGTCGCTGCAATCAGAGCTGCTCAGCTTGGGAAAAAAGCAGTGGTGATTGAGCGCGCCGATCTGGGTGGGGTGTGTCTGAATTGGGGCTGTATTCCTACCAAGGCCCTCTTAAAAAGTGCAGAAGTATTACGATCTGCCCAGAAAGCCAAAAAATTTGGTGTCGTAGTGGATGGTGTTGAGGTGGACTTCCCCTCGGTGATTCAGCGCTCAAGACAGGTCGCTGGCTCCCTTTCAAAGGGAGTTGATTTCCTCATGAAGAAAAATGAAGTCGATGTAATCCATGGTTCAGCCATGTTGTTGGGTGGAAATAAGATTCGTATCAATAACGATGAAAAGATTAGCGCCGATAATATTATAGTGGCTACAGGGGCACGTCCCCGTCCCATGCCGGGAGCCGCTTACGATGGTGAAACCATTATCTCATCCAAAGAGGCCATGAGCCTGGAAAGCATCCCGGAAAAACTGGTTATCGTCGGGGCTGGAGCCATCGGTGTTGAGTTTGCCGATTTTTATGCGGCCATGGGTAGCCAGGTAACCATGGTTGAAATGTTACCCCACCTGCTTCCCATTGAAGATGAAGAGGTCTCTGCAGAGCTGGAAAAAATATTTAAGCGCAAAAAGATCAAGACCCACCTGGAGTCAATGGTTGAATCTGTTTCTGTTTCAAGGGGACAGGCTTTTGTCAAAGTAAAAACGAAGACAGGAGATGTCCTGGAGTTGGAGGCAGACAAGGTTCTCATCGCAATCGGTGTCCAGGGAAATACAGAAGATTTGGGGCTGGAAGAAGCTGGAGTACAACTGGAAAAAGGCTGGATTAAAACCAATGGATATATGCAAACCAGCGCTGCTGGCATCTATGCCATTGGAGATGTAGCTGGTCCACCCTGGTTAGCTCACGTCGCCTCACATGAAGGCATTACAGCAGTTGAGCATATCGCTGGATTGAATGTAAAGCCCATGCGGTATGACAATGTCCCTGGCTGCACCTACTGCACACCCCAGGTGGCCTCAATTGGACTTACAGAACGGGCCGCTATCGAAGCAGGTTATGAGGTGAAGATTGGCAAGTTTCCATATCGTGTATCTGGCAAAGCCATGGCATCAGGTGAAACGGATGGATTTACTAAGCTTATCTATGATGCCAAATATGGAGAACTCCTGGGCGCACATATCATAGGGGCTGAGGCAACTGAGCTTATCGCAGAGATCGGAATTGCCCGTTCACTGGAAGCGACACATGAAGCCGTGCTTGAAACTATTCATGCACACCCCACGTTGTCAGAAATGACAATGGAAGCTTCCGGTCTGGCATTGGATCGCGGTATCCACCTTTAA
- a CDS encoding NTP transferase domain-containing protein, translated as MKAMLFAAGRGTRLAPLTDRHPKCLVTAGGKTLLEHNILKIQMAGVDTLVINTHHFSDQVKDFVRTRDFGLTIHISEEKDLLGQGGGLLYASKYFQGEDAFLVCNSDIYSELDLNELLSAHNRSQSLATLAVAKRETSRYLRFDQNNNLCGWENQKTGEKISWNTNSYEKQAFNGIQVISSGIFEYMSDLGTSFSTIPVYLKAAQSGENIKAFPMDQSYWIDIGTVEKLETLRQHLI; from the coding sequence TTGAAGGCCATGCTCTTTGCTGCGGGTCGGGGAACGCGACTGGCCCCCCTGACGGACAGGCATCCCAAGTGCCTGGTTACTGCTGGTGGTAAGACCCTTTTAGAGCACAATATTCTCAAAATTCAAATGGCCGGGGTTGATACCCTGGTCATCAACACCCATCATTTTAGCGACCAGGTTAAAGATTTTGTACGGACCAGAGATTTTGGATTGACCATCCATATCTCAGAAGAAAAAGACCTGTTGGGGCAGGGTGGCGGATTGCTTTATGCCTCCAAATATTTCCAGGGAGAAGACGCCTTTCTGGTCTGCAACAGTGATATTTATTCCGAGCTTGATTTGAACGAACTCCTGTCTGCCCATAATAGGTCCCAGAGTCTGGCCACACTGGCTGTGGCCAAGCGCGAAACCTCACGCTATTTGAGATTCGACCAAAACAATAATTTATGTGGTTGGGAAAACCAGAAAACCGGCGAAAAAATCTCATGGAACACCAACAGCTATGAAAAACAGGCCTTCAATGGGATCCAGGTCATATCATCTGGAATTTTTGAATATATGAGTGATCTTGGGACTTCTTTTTCCACGATTCCAGTCTATCTGAAAGCAGCACAGTCCGGCGAAAACATCAAGGCCTTCCCCATGGACCAGTCCTATTGGATTGATATTGGAACGGTTGAAAAACTGGAAACCTTGCGACAGCATTTAATTTGA